Part of the Paenibacillus terrae HPL-003 genome is shown below.
TCGCAGGCGGCTGCTTCGCCTTCCGGATTTCGGGTGCGTTCGCAGGTACGATTTTTTTCGTAATCTCTTCACGCGGCTTCATCGGTTCCTCATCCGAAAATACGACCTTAACGCCTTTTGTAATGCCTTCCTTACGCAGCTTGGTACGGATTACACGGGCAATTGGGTCCATTTTCGTTTGAGAGATATCCGCCACCTGAAAGCGACTTGGGTCCATTTTATTGGCCGCGCCCATACTGGAGATCATCGGAATCCCCCGCTTCAGACATTCCTTGATCAAATGAATTTTGTAAATAATCGTATCCGAGGCATCCAGCACATAATCCAGATCGTACTTGAACAGCTCCTCATACGTTTCTTCCGTATAAAACATGTTCAGTGCAATCGCTTCACATTCAGGATTAATCAGCTTTACACGCTCTACCATCAGATCAGCCTTTTTTTGGCCTACCGTTGTCGTCAACGCATGAATTTGACGATTAATATTAGTAATATCTACGACATCTTTATCAATCAAAATGATGCGTCCAACACCCGTACGCGCCAGCGCCTCCACTGCAATGGAGCCGACACCACCGATACCTAGCACGGCTACTGTGCTATTTTTCATAACCTCCAGCCCCTCAGTCCCGATGGCCAGCTCTGTTCGTGAAAATTGATGCAGCATATGGTATATATCCTCCCTCACTGATTTAGACACTATGCTTAAACTCCATGCATACAAACCACGAACCCATTATCCATAAGAGGGTAACGGGTTCATGGCATTTTTCTTCGCTATTCACAGGCCCAAATAAGGCACTTATAGAATCAAATGTTCGTCTTAAGCTTTAGGAGCAACTGGCTTTGGAGCAAGACGGATATGAAGCTGCTCCAATTGAGCTTGATCCACTTCGGATGGTGCATCCATAAGCAGGTCTGTCGCACTAGCTGTTTTCGGGAATGCAATCGTTTCACGCAGGTTTGTACGGCCTGCAAGCAGCATCACAAGACGGTCAAAACCGAAGGCAATACCTCCATGTGGAGGCGCACCATATTCGAACGCATTCAACAGGTAACCGAATTTATCTTGAACTTCTTCCGGCGACAGGCGGAGAGCATTGAACATTTTTTCCTGAACATCACGTTTGTGAATCCGCATCGAACCGCCGCCCACTTCGTAGCCGTTCAGCACGATATCATAAGCCTGGGCACGAACCTGACCTGGTTCTGTATCCAAGAGGGCAAGGTCTTCGTCCTTCGGACGCGTGAACGGATGGTGTTCCGCCACATAACGTTTTTGATCTTCGTCATAGCCGAGCAGCGGGAAGTCTACAACCCATGCAAATTTGAATGTGTTGTCGTCGATCAGCCCCAATTGACGGCCAATTTTCAGACGAAGCGCACCCAACACATCAGCTACGACTTTTTTGTTATCCGCAGAGAAGAGCAGCAGATCGCCTTCTTCAGCTCCCGTGCGCTCTTTCAGCGCTTCGATTTCTTCTGGTGTAAAGAATTTCACGATAGGCCCCTTGAATTCACCTTCCTTCACTTGAATCCAAGCTAAGCCTTTAGCTCCATAACGTGCAGCAAAAGGACCCAGATCATCAATGTCCTTACGGCTCCATGTTCCACAGCCCTTAGCATTGAGGACTTTAACCTCGCCGCCCTTTTCGATTACAGAAGCAAATACCTTCACGCCGCTGCTTGCCACGATATCATTGACATTAATTAGCTCAAGGCCAAAACGCAGATCCGGCTTGTCAGAGCCGTACTTGTCCATTGCATCTGCATGTGTAATCCGTTGGAACGGTGTTTCAAGCTCGACACCAATCGTTTCTTTGAGCAGTTTGACCATAAGCTTCTCCATCATAGGCAGCAAGTCATCCTGTTGCATGAAGGAGGTCTCAATGTCGACCTGAGTAAATTCAGGCTGACGGTCAGCACGCAAATCTTCATCGCGGAAACAACGTGCAATTTGGTAGTAGCGCTCTACGCCACCCACCATCAGCAATTGCTTGTAAATTTGCGGCGATTGCGGCAATGCAAAGAACTCTCCCTCATGCACACGGCTTGGCACCAAATAGTCACGAGCACCCTCCGGCGAGCTTTTCGTCAAAATCGGTGTTTCCACTTCGATGAAATCTTCGCCGTCCAGGAAGTCACGGAACACCTTAGCCGCTTTGGAGCGCAGTTTCAGCGTCTGGTGCATCTCAGGACGACGCAGGTCCAGATAACGGTATTTCAAACGCAGCGACTCGTCTACTTCCACGCCATCCTCAATGAAGAACGGAGGTGTTTTGGCTGCATTCAATACTTCAATTTCCGTAATACGTACTTCAATTTCACCAGTAGGCAGGTTCGCGTTAATGGTTTCTGCATCCCGCTTGACAACAGTACCGGTAACCTCCAGCACGTATTCACTACGAACACGGTCCGCGATTTGCAGCGCGTCACCGGAATATGCCGGGTTAAACACGATTTGTACAATCCCGCTGCGGTCACGCAGGTCGATAAAAAGTACGCCTCCCAGGTCACGACGGGTTTGTACCCAACCGTTCAATGTAACTGTTTCTCCGATATGCGCATGGGTTAATGCGCCGCATTGATGACTCCTTTTCATAATACACACTCCTGTTTATTGTTTTAGTGGTTGATGATAGAAGAGGGTCTGGATTTTAACCCAACTCTTCCACCAGTTGATCCAGCTTGACGGTACGCTGTTCGCCAGTTTCCATATTTTTCAGTGCAATTTCACCGCGAACCAGTTCATCCTCGCCCAAAATCGCTGTATAGCGTGCTTTAAACCGATCTGCTGATTTCATCTGTGCCTTCATTTTGCGACCCAGGTAATCTCGCTCTGCGGAAAATCCGGCTTGGCGCAGCTTGAACAGCTGTCTGGTCACTTCCGTTTCTGCCGCTTCACCCAACGCCACCATATAGACATCCAGCGGCTTGGCTTCGTTCAGTTCGACACCCTGATGCTCCAAGATTAGCTGAATCCGCTCCAGTCCGATGCCGAAGCCTATACCCGGCTGATCCGGTCCGCCCAGATCGCCAACCAATCCGTTGTAGCGTCCGCCTCCACCGATGGTGTCAATGGCTCCAATTCCTTCGGCTTTGAATTCGAACGCGGTCAACGTATAGTAATCCAGCCCCCGTACCAATCGCGGGTTGACTGTATATTCCACGCCCATAGCGTCCAAACTTTGCTTTACCTTCTCAAAATGCGTGCTTGATTCCTCGTCCAAGCTATCCAAAATGGAAGGCGCACCGCCAAATTTGTCCTGGTCATCCTTGCTATCCAGCACTCGCAACGGGTTACGCTCAATACGCGCTTGGCTCTCCTTGGTCAACGTATCCTTGATCGGCAAGAGGAAATCCACCAGATGCTGACGGTAAGCTGCACGACTGGCTGCATTGCCGACAGAGTTAATCTCTACCTTTACCCCCTTCAAGCCCAGCTCACGACAGAACTGATACCCGAAAGCGATAACCTCTGCGTCCAGTGCAGGATCTACCGCACCTAAAGCTTCAATACCGAATTGGTGGAACTGGCGCTGACGCCCAGCCTGTGGACGCTCATAGCGAAACATTGGACCGATATAATACAGCTTCGTTACATCCGGCTCCCCGTACAGCTTGTTCTCCACATAGGAGCGAACCACGCCTGCTGTCCCTTCCGGACGTAAAGTCATACTACGTTTCCCTTTATCCTCAAAGGTGTACATTTCCTTTTCCACCACATCCGTTGTTTCACCCACACCCCGAACAAACAAATTCGTCTGCTCGAACATCGGTGTACGGATTTCACGATAATTAAAGCGGCGGCTAATTTCACGGGCTTTTTCCTCGACAACTTGCCATCTTTCTACATTGCCCGGCAGCAAATCCTGCGTTCCCGTCGGTTTTTGAAAGGCCATTAACATATCCCCCCGTCTGTGTATTTCTTGTTTCAATATAAAACAAAAAATCCCTCGCCCTGTTAAATTAACAGGGACGAGAGATTGTCGTTTACGAATCACCCGTGGTACCACCCACATTCCGGAGTTTGCCAGACAACCAGCATAAAAACGCTCAGTGCCCGTCAGCATTGCGCTGACTCCGCTCATACGTATAACGCCCGTAACGCGCAGTACGGCTATTATGCAGGATCATCCGCTGTTCAGTACAATTACCATGTATTCTAAGCGTGTATTCCTCAATTGTTCGCCGTCTGTTCTCGGGGAAGTCATTCGTCCGCTCATCAAGGGAATTTTTACAGCCTGGAAATTCCTCTCTGCGCTTGTGGATTCGGAGTACTTGGTCCCGTCATCAAATCATTTTTCATTATTTTATGATTTTAATGAACCGCTTCGACAAAGTCAAGACATTCCCTTCACAATAAGACAAATAAGTCCTAAAAAAAGAAAATAACCTGCGGAAACGGTCCGCAGGTTCAAAAGATATATCAAAAGGGGGTCATGCTGTTATTATAAACAACGAATATTAAGGAATGATGTTTTGAATGTTACAATTACATTACAGCCGTTTCTATAACAACTCAATTCCTCATTTTGTCGACAAACCTGTGACAATTTTTTCAGCTTTAATCCAGCCGTGCTACATAACCGCGGTTTGAACGAAGCTTATAAATGACCTCATCGTAATCGGCATCATTCACCTTCGCGGACAAAACATACCGCAACTCATCCTGATCACCGTTAATATAGACGTCTGTTTCATGAAGTAGCCTAGTGTCGTGATCCGTCGTCCCGCTACGGTCTTCGTTCAAATCCCTGCGTGCAGTGCCACGGTCAGTCTCGCCATTCTCCGCCTCTGGAATAATGTTCTCACCATAAGCGCCAGCGACAGGTATCGCCGCGCCAGCAGTGCCAGTGTTGTTATAGGGCAGCATTGGGATTAATACCCGCGTGTCCCTGCCGAGCACATCATCCAGCGCACCTACTTCCAAATGCTCCGTTCTATAGGCTTGGAGCGAAGCTCTGGCGCCCTCAGCTTCATCCTCAGTGCGAAAATAAGCCTGAATTTGCTTTGCCATATCAAATCCTCCTCAAAATTGGGATTGTACAGGCATGAATTCCAGTGAAATTTACAGTACCTTCAACAGCTCACGCACAAAAGCAGGCTCATCTTTAGGTGTACGAGACGTAATAAAGTTTCCGTCCACAACCGCCTCGCGATCCTCAAAATGCGCACCCGCATTAATCAAGTCATCCTTCAAAGGAGGATAAGCTGTAATCGTTCGTCCCTGTAACAAATCAGCGCTCGCCAAAATTTGCGGACCGTGGCAAATCGCGCCGATCGTTTTCTTTGCTTCATTAATTTCAGTCACAAATTTTAGAACATACGCATTCAGACGCAGATTTTCCGGGGATGATCCGCCGGGAATAACGACAGCATCATAGTCACTTGACTCCACATCCGCAATGGATTTTTCGATGGTGTAGCTTGCTTTTCCCTGCTTGCCGTTCACCTTTTCGCCTTGTTTTAGCCCGATAATATCCGCCTCATGTCCCGCTTTCTTTAATTCATCGTAAGGCACTTGCATTTCAGAATCCTCAAATTGATCGGCCAACAAAAACGCAATTTTACTCATAATCGTTCAGATCTCCTTTCCGGTTATCCTCAAGATGAGTTGTAAGTTAAGTTTGTGACAAATTTTCATTTGTCTATCACGCTTTGTTATTACCCGCTTGATCTATTTTTATAACAATTTGAAGCAGCGAAAAAGAAAAAGGAGCCTCTCGGCTCCTTCCCTACCTGCGCGGCAAAGCGCCACGTCCCGGCTTGTCCATAGCTGCTGCAACATGCTGCAATAACGTATCACTCTCACGAGTGAGGTTGGTTGCCTCCTGAATGCTACCGGGAAAAAAAAGTGCAGCAGTTCGATAACCGTCCATTTTCGGGGTTTGACGCATGACTTCGTCTCTCCTGTCCCCTTAAGGCTATCCATCTGGCTAAACACCAGCGGAGATGACATTATCCTCCCCTAGAACGGTCATTTTATACTGCTCCACGTTACGAACGTTCGCTATCCAGAATCAGCGTTACCGGACCCCAGTTGGTCAATGACACATCCATCATAGCCCCGAAAATTCCCGTCTCGACCTCCAAGCCTTTTGCTCTTAGCTGACTGTTAAAAAAATCATACAGCTTCTCTGCTTCCTCAGGCTTGGCCGCCCCCATGAAGTTCGGTCTTCTGCCCTTACGGCAGTCACCATACAGCGTAAACTGAGAGACGGACAAAATAGCTCCGCCAACATCCAACACACTGTCGTTCATTTTGCCTTCAGTATCATCAAATATACGTAATCCCGCTGTTTTGTCCGCCAAATAAACGGCATCGGCCGCCGTATCTCCCTGACCAATACCAACCAGCAGCATCAATCCGGTTCCGATCTTGCCTACCACCTTTTGATTAACCTCTACCTGAGCGTCTTTACAGCGTTGAATAATAATCTTCATTGCCTGTCCGCTGTCTCCTTTATCCTTGCCCTTTACAAGCCGTATACAGGCACGCCACGTCTCTTTTAGCAACATAACGTGTCCTTGTACCAAAATGCGTTACAAAGGCTGTAAACCTATTTTCACACCCACAAGGGTTATTGCATAATCCGGTGAACGGTGTACACATCTTTCACCCGTTTGATTCGCTCAACAACAGAGTGCAAATGATCCGTGTTGCGGATGAGAATCGTAATGTGAATCATCGCCATTTTATTTTTGTCCGTACGGCCTGTAACGGCTGAGAAGCTGGTTTTATTTTCAGAAATAGCCTGAAGCACCTCGTTCAACAAGCCGTTACGATCATGTCCCGTAATTTCAATATCGACGCTGTAATTCACTTCTGCGGCTTCTTCCCACTCAACCTCAATCACACGCGCCTGATCTTCGCCCGTACCCGAAGGGATATTAGGACAATCTGTGCGGTGAACAGATACCCCGCGGCCACGTGTTACATAACCGATAATGTCGTCTCCCGGCACAGGATTACAACAGCGTGCAAAACGAACGAGCAAATTGTCTACGCCTCTGACGCTGACACCATTGGTCGGTGTTTTTTTCCGTTCGCCCTGCGGCTTATATTCCTTGACCTCGGTCGTCAGCTCAATCAGCCGCGCTTCTTCTTGCTCCCGTCGCAGCTTCTCTGTCAAACGTGTGCAGACCTGCGCTGCTGTAATTCCACCAAAGCCGATGGCAGACAGCATATCCTCAATATCGTTAAAAGAAAACTTTTGCGCAACTTCCTGAAGCTTGTCGTCGGTCATCCACACCGAAGGCTCTATATCGCGTTTTCTCAGCTCACGTTCCAGATTCTCGCGGCCTTTTTCGACATTCTCCTCACGCTTTTCCTTCTTGAACCACTGTTTGATTTTACTGCGCGCGTGAGAGGACTGAGCAATTTTGAGCCAGTCCTGACTAGGTCCATAAGAATGCTTGGACGTCATAATTTCGACGATATCGCCGGTTTTAAGCCGATAGTCCAGCGGCACAATTCTGCCGTTTACCTTGGAGCCGATTGTGCGGTTCCCGACTTCGGTATGGATACGGAAAGCAAAGTCCAGCGGAACCGATCCGGCTGGCAGCTCAATAACCTCTCCTTTTGGCGTAAATACAAAAACAAGGTCGGAGAAAAAGTCCATTTTGAGCGATTCCACAAATTCCGACGCGTCCTTCGCCTCATTTTGCAGCTCCAGAATTTCGCGAAAAAAGGTGATTTTATCCTCAAAATTGGTGTTATTCGATCCATTGCCTTCTTTGTAGGCCCAGTGAGCCGCGATCCCGAACTCAGCAGTACGGTGCATATCTACCGTGCGTATCTGTACCTCGGTTGGTTCGCCATTCGGACCTACTACTGTCGTATGAAGGGACTGATACATGTTGGCCTTAGGCATGGCGATATAGTCTTTAAACCGCCCCGGCATCGGCTTCCACAATGTATGAATAATGCCCAGTGTGGCATAGCAGTCCTTAATGTTATCCACAATGATCCGAATCGCCAGCAAATCATATATTTCATTGAATTGCTTGTTTTTCGTTGTCATTTTTTTAAACACACTGTAAATATGCTTGGGACGCCCGGATAGATCGGCCTGTATACCCATCTCTTCCAGCTTCTCAGCAATGCGTTCTATAACGTTATCAATAAACTGCTCCCGCTCTGCCCGCTTCTTATGCATTAAATTAGCGATGCGATAATATTGCTGAGGATTTAGATAGCGCAGAGCAATATCTTCCATTTCCCATTTAATCGCTGAAATACCCAGTCGGTTCGCAATCGGACAGAAAATTTCCAACGTTTCATAAGCGATCCGGCGCTGGCTTTCCTCGGACTGGTATTTCAAGGTGCGCATGTTATGCAGACGATCCGCCAACTTGATGACAATGACGCGAATGTCCTGTGCCATGGCAATAAACATTTTACGATAATTTTCGTTCTGTTGTTCTTCCTTGGAACGGAACTGGATACGCTCCAGCTTCGTCAGACCATCGACAAGCATCCCACATGTATCGCCAAAATGCTCGCGAATCTGCGCCAAAGACACCGTCGTATCCTCCACAACGTCATGTAAAAGAGCGGCGATAATGGAGATGGTATCCATCTGCATATTAACGACGATATCAGCAACCGCAAGCGGATGCAGAATATAAGGTTCACCGGACTTGCGAGTCTGGCCGGAATGGGCCTGCTCAGCAAAATTGTAGGCTTCCCTGATGCGGATAAGATCTGCTTCTCTGGTATAGGCCCCAGCCTTTTTAAGTAATTGCTCTATCCCCATTCTGCTCTATTCCGTGTCCTTTCTATGCAAAATGGAACCCGCCGATCAATGTCGCGCAAAGGTTCCCTTTTAAAAGTGATTTCCTACAATTATGACGGTTACCACGTCACACGTCAACTATTACAGGTTTGGCATTGTCGTGTCATTCCGACACATATAGGCCAATGAAATCAGGATTGTTGACGAAATGAAACGAATTATATTGAAAAAAAAACAAAAAGTAATTAATGTATAAAAGGATAATTGAAAGAACTAAGGAGTGAACTGCGTTGCAACGCGAAATTCAAGTTAATGAAAAGCTTCCGGCAGGACCCGGGTTCCTGCTCAGCGTACAGCATTTGTTTGCCATGTTTGGCAGTACCGTGCTGGTACCGAATATCTTCGGTGTCGATCCCGGCATGATTTTGCTAATGAACGGAATTGGCACATTGCTGTACATCTGGATCTGCCGTGGCAAAATTCCCGCCTATCTCGGCTCCAGCTTCGCTTTTATCGCTCCAGTAAGTCTCGTGCTTAAAAATAACCCTGGCGGCAATGGTTATGCCATGGCCCTCGGCGCTTTCATTGTTACAGGTATTATTTTCTGCCTTGTTGCGCTGGTGATCAAATACGCCGGAACCCGGTGGCTGGACGTTGTATTCCCACCGGCTGTCATGGGCTCCATCGTAGCCCTGATTGGTCTGGAGCTGGTTCCGGTTGCAGCGGGCATGGCAGGCATTATCAATGCCGATCCCACCCAAGCCTGGACCCCGGATCCCAAAACCATTACCCTTTCCCTTGTTACACTAGGTGTCACTGTTCTGGGAGCCGTGCTGTTTCGCGGGTTTGCCAAAATCATTCATATTCTGATTGGTATCGTGGTTGGGTATGTGCTCGCTTATTTTATGGGTATGGTAAACACGCAAGCCATTGCGGACGCTCCTTTTTTCGGACATCCTGCAATTACCACTCCAGTATTTAACACCTCGGCTATGCTGACAATTCTTCCAGTCGCTCTGGTCGTTATCGTGGAGCATATCGGGCATTTGCTTGTGACTAGCAACATTGTCGGACGCGAGTTGTCCAAAGATCCCGGCCTGCATCGTTCGCTGCTGGGTAACGGTATCTCCACTATCTTTTCTGGTTTTGTCGGCTCAACGCCCAATACAACCTATGGTGAAAATATCGGTGTCATGGCATTAACGAAAGTGTACTCTGTATGGGTCATTGGCGGAGCCGCTGTCATTGCCATCCTGTTGTCCTTCTCAGGCACCTTCTCGGCGATTGTTTCCAATATCCCGGCTCCGGTCATGGGTGGCGTATCCTTGCTGTTGTTCGGTGTCATCGCTG
Proteins encoded:
- the dtd gene encoding D-aminoacyl-tRNA deacylase produces the protein MKIIIQRCKDAQVEVNQKVVGKIGTGLMLLVGIGQGDTAADAVYLADKTAGLRIFDDTEGKMNDSVLDVGGAILSVSQFTLYGDCRKGRRPNFMGAAKPEEAEKLYDFFNSQLRAKGLEVETGIFGAMMDVSLTNWGPVTLILDSERS
- the aspS gene encoding aspartate--tRNA ligase; protein product: MKRSHQCGALTHAHIGETVTLNGWVQTRRDLGGVLFIDLRDRSGIVQIVFNPAYSGDALQIADRVRSEYVLEVTGTVVKRDAETINANLPTGEIEVRITEIEVLNAAKTPPFFIEDGVEVDESLRLKYRYLDLRRPEMHQTLKLRSKAAKVFRDFLDGEDFIEVETPILTKSSPEGARDYLVPSRVHEGEFFALPQSPQIYKQLLMVGGVERYYQIARCFRDEDLRADRQPEFTQVDIETSFMQQDDLLPMMEKLMVKLLKETIGVELETPFQRITHADAMDKYGSDKPDLRFGLELINVNDIVASSGVKVFASVIEKGGEVKVLNAKGCGTWSRKDIDDLGPFAARYGAKGLAWIQVKEGEFKGPIVKFFTPEEIEALKERTGAEEGDLLLFSADNKKVVADVLGALRLKIGRQLGLIDDNTFKFAWVVDFPLLGYDEDQKRYVAEHHPFTRPKDEDLALLDTEPGQVRAQAYDIVLNGYEVGGGSMRIHKRDVQEKMFNALRLSPEEVQDKFGYLLNAFEYGAPPHGGIAFGFDRLVMLLAGRTNLRETIAFPKTASATDLLMDAPSEVDQAQLEQLHIRLAPKPVAPKA
- the hisS gene encoding histidine--tRNA ligase: MAFQKPTGTQDLLPGNVERWQVVEEKAREISRRFNYREIRTPMFEQTNLFVRGVGETTDVVEKEMYTFEDKGKRSMTLRPEGTAGVVRSYVENKLYGEPDVTKLYYIGPMFRYERPQAGRQRQFHQFGIEALGAVDPALDAEVIAFGYQFCRELGLKGVKVEINSVGNAASRAAYRQHLVDFLLPIKDTLTKESQARIERNPLRVLDSKDDQDKFGGAPSILDSLDEESSTHFEKVKQSLDAMGVEYTVNPRLVRGLDYYTLTAFEFKAEGIGAIDTIGGGGRYNGLVGDLGGPDQPGIGFGIGLERIQLILEHQGVELNEAKPLDVYMVALGEAAETEVTRQLFKLRQAGFSAERDYLGRKMKAQMKSADRFKARYTAILGEDELVRGEIALKNMETGEQRTVKLDQLVEELG
- the uraA gene encoding uracil permease, which produces MQREIQVNEKLPAGPGFLLSVQHLFAMFGSTVLVPNIFGVDPGMILLMNGIGTLLYIWICRGKIPAYLGSSFAFIAPVSLVLKNNPGGNGYAMALGAFIVTGIIFCLVALVIKYAGTRWLDVVFPPAVMGSIVALIGLELVPVAAGMAGIINADPTQAWTPDPKTITLSLVTLGVTVLGAVLFRGFAKIIHILIGIVVGYVLAYFMGMVNTQAIADAPFFGHPAITTPVFNTSAMLTILPVALVVIVEHIGHLLVTSNIVGRELSKDPGLHRSLLGNGISTIFSGFVGSTPNTTYGENIGVMALTKVYSVWVIGGAAVIAILLSFSGTFSAIVSNIPAPVMGGVSLLLFGVIAASGLRIFVEQKVDFAKPTNMLLATVVLVVGISGTTLTWGAVTLKGMALATIIGIILSLFFKLIDVLGWSNDKT
- a CDS encoding RelA/SpoT family protein, which codes for MGIEQLLKKAGAYTREADLIRIREAYNFAEQAHSGQTRKSGEPYILHPLAVADIVVNMQMDTISIIAALLHDVVEDTTVSLAQIREHFGDTCGMLVDGLTKLERIQFRSKEEQQNENYRKMFIAMAQDIRVIVIKLADRLHNMRTLKYQSEESQRRIAYETLEIFCPIANRLGISAIKWEMEDIALRYLNPQQYYRIANLMHKKRAEREQFIDNVIERIAEKLEEMGIQADLSGRPKHIYSVFKKMTTKNKQFNEIYDLLAIRIIVDNIKDCYATLGIIHTLWKPMPGRFKDYIAMPKANMYQSLHTTVVGPNGEPTEVQIRTVDMHRTAEFGIAAHWAYKEGNGSNNTNFEDKITFFREILELQNEAKDASEFVESLKMDFFSDLVFVFTPKGEVIELPAGSVPLDFAFRIHTEVGNRTIGSKVNGRIVPLDYRLKTGDIVEIMTSKHSYGPSQDWLKIAQSSHARSKIKQWFKKEKREENVEKGRENLERELRKRDIEPSVWMTDDKLQEVAQKFSFNDIEDMLSAIGFGGITAAQVCTRLTEKLRREQEEARLIELTTEVKEYKPQGERKKTPTNGVSVRGVDNLLVRFARCCNPVPGDDIIGYVTRGRGVSVHRTDCPNIPSGTGEDQARVIEVEWEEAAEVNYSVDIEITGHDRNGLLNEVLQAISENKTSFSAVTGRTDKNKMAMIHITILIRNTDHLHSVVERIKRVKDVYTVHRIMQ
- a CDS encoding tRNA threonylcarbamoyladenosine dehydratase, with amino-acid sequence MLHQFSRTELAIGTEGLEVMKNSTVAVLGIGGVGSIAVEALARTGVGRIILIDKDVVDITNINRQIHALTTTVGQKKADLMVERVKLINPECEAIALNMFYTEETYEELFKYDLDYVLDASDTIIYKIHLIKECLKRGIPMISSMGAANKMDPSRFQVADISQTKMDPIARVIRTKLRKEGITKGVKVVFSDEEPMKPREEITKKIVPANAPEIRKAKQPPASNAFVPPVAGLIMVSVAVKDLLNNAGV
- a CDS encoding type 1 glutamine amidotransferase domain-containing protein: MSKIAFLLADQFEDSEMQVPYDELKKAGHEADIIGLKQGEKVNGKQGKASYTIEKSIADVESSDYDAVVIPGGSSPENLRLNAYVLKFVTEINEAKKTIGAICHGPQILASADLLQGRTITAYPPLKDDLINAGAHFEDREAVVDGNFITSRTPKDEPAFVRELLKVL